The proteins below come from a single Bacillus sp. SM2101 genomic window:
- a CDS encoding methylated-DNA--[protein]-cysteine S-methyltransferase has protein sequence MVGVMATKKRELNKRQMNSPVGPILLIASDEFLYEIIFVSSSTFNKEYYDSMNNNENNEILNESVKQLEEYFRGQRIQFDLPLKVEGTSFQKQAWQALTTIPFGHTISYQEQAQVLGDPKKARAIGGANSKNSLPIIIPCHRVIGKNGKLTGFAGGIDIKEALLKHEEKYYKNVTHP, from the coding sequence AACAGTCCGGTTGGACCGATTTTATTAATAGCATCAGATGAATTTTTATATGAAATTATCTTTGTTTCGTCAAGTACCTTCAATAAAGAGTATTATGATTCAATGAATAACAATGAAAATAACGAAATTTTAAATGAATCGGTAAAGCAATTAGAAGAATATTTTCGTGGACAAAGAATACAATTTGATCTTCCGTTGAAAGTGGAAGGAACGTCATTCCAAAAACAGGCATGGCAAGCACTAACAACGATTCCTTTTGGACATACGATAAGCTACCAAGAACAAGCTCAAGTGTTAGGTGACCCGAAAAAAGCTAGGGCGATAGGTGGCGCTAATAGTAAAAATTCATTACCTATCATTATCCCTTGTCATCGAGTGATTGGGAAAAATGGTAAGCTAACAGGGTTTGCTGGAGGAATTGATATTAAAGAGGCATTACTAAAGCATGAAGAAAAATACTATAAGAACGTAACTCACCCTTAA